A single genomic interval of Metasolibacillus fluoroglycofenilyticus harbors:
- a CDS encoding M24 family metallopeptidase — protein MSKIQHLQNYLQQNNIDAAFITTPDNVFYFSNFKSNPHERLLGVVVFKEAAPFLICPQMEVPDAKAAGWAYDVIGHLDTENAWDVLAKKIAENNIAITKLAIEKSHLTVERLEALTSLYPAASFERLDDQINAMRVIKDEDELIKMREAAKLADYAIEVGCKEVAEGKTEMEILNAIESAIKAKGYSMSFDTMVLAGEKSASPHGTPGDRKIKRGDMILFDLGVVYEGYCSDITRTVAFGEVNEAQKEIYNAVREANERAIAAVKPGVRACDLDKISRDVITEAGYGEYFTHRLGHGLGISVHEYPSVTGTNTFALQQGMVFTIEPGIYKSDVTGVRIEDDVVVTADGVEVLTKFTKELVIL, from the coding sequence ATGAGTAAAATTCAACATTTACAAAATTATTTACAGCAAAATAATATTGATGCTGCCTTTATCACAACACCTGACAACGTATTTTATTTTTCAAATTTCAAAAGCAATCCACATGAACGCTTACTAGGTGTAGTCGTTTTCAAGGAGGCAGCGCCGTTTTTAATTTGCCCGCAAATGGAAGTACCTGATGCAAAAGCAGCTGGTTGGGCTTATGATGTTATCGGCCATTTAGACACGGAAAATGCATGGGATGTTTTGGCGAAAAAAATTGCCGAGAACAACATCGCAATTACAAAATTAGCAATTGAAAAATCTCATTTAACAGTAGAGCGTTTAGAAGCGCTAACAAGCCTTTACCCAGCCGCATCATTTGAGCGTCTCGATGACCAAATTAATGCTATGCGTGTTATTAAAGACGAAGATGAGCTTATAAAAATGCGCGAAGCAGCGAAACTGGCTGATTATGCAATTGAAGTAGGCTGCAAAGAAGTTGCAGAAGGCAAAACAGAAATGGAAATTTTAAATGCGATTGAATCAGCTATTAAAGCAAAAGGCTACTCTATGAGCTTTGATACAATGGTATTAGCTGGTGAAAAATCTGCTTCTCCACACGGTACACCGGGTGACCGCAAAATTAAGCGCGGTGATATGATTTTATTTGACTTAGGCGTTGTTTATGAAGGCTATTGCTCTGATATTACACGTACAGTTGCTTTTGGTGAAGTAAACGAGGCACAAAAAGAAATTTACAATGCGGTACGCGAGGCGAATGAACGAGCAATTGCAGCCGTAAAGCCTGGTGTGCGTGCATGTGATTTAGATAAAATTTCACGTGATGTTATTACAGAGGCTGGCTATGGTGAGTATTTCACACACCGCCTAGGACATGGCTTAGGGATTTCTGTGCATGAGTACCCTTCCGTAACAGGTACGAACACATTTGCCTTACAACAAGGGATGGTTTTCACAATTGAACCGGGTATTTACAAATCAGATGTAACAGGTGTGCGTATTGAAGATGATGTAGTCGTGACAGCAGATGGCGTTGAAGTGCTAACAAAGTTCACTAAAGAGCTTGTCATTTTATAA
- a CDS encoding ABC transporter ATP-binding protein, translating into MQDISWKVQRGEHWAILGLNGSGKTTLLKVINGYIWSNEGVVQVLGETYGKADMREVRKSIGWVSAAMIEEFNRLDPVIEIVLSGMFGAIRLFESVSDEEIEEAVGLLEQFGIRHLANTAFEFLSQGERQRVQIARALMAKPKLLILDEPCSGLDLIERENLLQTIAQIADKGDVTLLYVTHHVEEILPCFSHTLLMRDGRIFAQGLREQHLTAACLSEFFRQKIAVQMEKQRAWVAIK; encoded by the coding sequence TTGCAGGATATTAGTTGGAAAGTACAGCGCGGAGAGCATTGGGCAATTTTGGGGTTGAATGGCAGTGGGAAAACAACATTGCTAAAAGTAATAAATGGCTATATTTGGTCAAACGAAGGTGTCGTTCAAGTGTTAGGTGAAACATATGGGAAAGCGGATATGCGTGAAGTTCGTAAGTCAATTGGCTGGGTCAGTGCAGCTATGATTGAAGAATTTAATCGTTTAGATCCAGTTATTGAAATTGTTTTATCAGGAATGTTCGGAGCCATTCGTTTATTTGAATCGGTTTCTGATGAGGAAATCGAGGAAGCTGTTGGTTTACTTGAGCAATTTGGCATCCGTCATTTAGCCAATACAGCATTTGAGTTTTTATCACAGGGAGAGCGTCAACGAGTACAAATTGCGCGTGCTTTAATGGCAAAGCCAAAGTTACTTATTTTGGACGAGCCTTGTTCAGGTCTTGATTTAATTGAACGAGAAAATTTGTTGCAGACGATTGCACAAATTGCCGATAAAGGCGATGTTACGTTGCTCTATGTGACACATCATGTTGAAGAAATCCTTCCTTGCTTTAGCCATACGCTATTAATGCGAGATGGTCGGATTTTTGCACAAGGCTTGCGTGAACAACATTTAACGGCTGCATGCTTGAGTGAATTTTTCAGGCAAAAGATTGCTGTGCAAATGGAAAAACAACGAGCTTGGGTTGCTATAAAATAA
- the ald gene encoding alanine dehydrogenase, whose amino-acid sequence MKIGVPKEIKNNENRVAMTPAGVVTLVHAGHEVIIETGAGLGSSFTDADYVAAGATIVPTAADAWKAEMVMKVKEPIASEYGYFHEGLILFTYLHLAPEPELTAALLEKKVVGIAYETVQLPNRSLPLLTPMSEVAGKMATQIGAQFLEKTNGGKGILLGGVSGVQRGKVTVIGGGIAGTNAAKIAVGMGADVTVIDLSPERLRQIEDIFGRDVQTLISNPFNIAESVKNSDLVIGAVLIPGAKAPKLVSEEMVKSMQPGSVVIDIAIDQGGIFATSDRVTTHDNPTYEKHGIVHYAVANMPGAVPRTSTVALTNNTVPYALQIANKGYVRACNENPALKLGINTIDGKIVYEAVALDQGLSYTPVDEVLNSLA is encoded by the coding sequence ATGAAAATTGGGGTACCGAAAGAAATAAAAAATAATGAAAACCGTGTTGCAATGACACCAGCAGGAGTTGTTACACTCGTTCACGCAGGACATGAAGTAATTATTGAAACAGGTGCTGGATTAGGTTCTTCTTTTACAGATGCTGATTACGTAGCAGCTGGGGCTACAATTGTGCCAACAGCCGCGGATGCGTGGAAGGCAGAAATGGTTATGAAAGTAAAGGAGCCAATTGCAAGCGAATATGGCTATTTTCATGAAGGATTAATTTTATTCACATATTTACATTTAGCGCCAGAGCCAGAGTTAACTGCTGCATTGCTTGAAAAGAAAGTAGTCGGTATTGCTTATGAAACAGTACAGTTACCGAACCGTTCTTTACCGTTACTAACACCAATGAGTGAAGTAGCTGGGAAAATGGCAACACAAATTGGGGCACAATTCTTAGAAAAAACAAATGGCGGAAAAGGCATTTTATTAGGTGGGGTTTCAGGCGTACAGCGTGGTAAAGTCACTGTAATTGGTGGTGGTATCGCTGGTACAAATGCTGCGAAAATCGCAGTAGGTATGGGGGCGGATGTAACTGTTATCGATTTAAGCCCAGAGCGTCTACGCCAAATAGAGGATATTTTTGGTCGCGATGTGCAAACATTGATTTCAAATCCATTTAACATTGCCGAATCGGTAAAAAATTCTGATTTAGTAATTGGGGCAGTATTGATTCCAGGTGCAAAAGCGCCAAAGCTTGTATCAGAAGAAATGGTTAAATCAATGCAGCCAGGTTCAGTAGTAATTGATATTGCCATTGACCAAGGTGGTATTTTTGCGACAAGTGACCGTGTGACAACACACGATAACCCTACGTATGAGAAGCACGGTATCGTTCACTATGCAGTAGCGAATATGCCTGGTGCTGTGCCACGCACATCAACAGTTGCATTAACGAATAATACAGTCCCATATGCATTACAAATTGCGAACAAAGGCTATGTGCGTGCGTGCAATGAAAATCCTGCTCTTAAATTAGGTATTAATACAATCGACGGCAAAATCGTCTATGAGGCAGTAGCTTTAGACCAAGGTTTATCATACACGCCTGTCGATGAAGTACTAAATTCATTAGCTTAA
- a CDS encoding universal stress protein, producing MANHYQNIVVAVDGSKEAEYAFRKSLDVAKRNIGSTLHLVNVIDTRSFAAVEAYDRSIAERAQKFSEELLNGYKQQAIDEGVDNVKTLIEYGSPKSIITKELSKLVTADLIICGATGLNAVERFLIGSVSEAIVRSANCDVLVIRTPE from the coding sequence ATGGCAAATCATTACCAAAATATCGTAGTAGCAGTAGATGGTTCTAAAGAAGCAGAATATGCATTCCGCAAATCTCTTGATGTTGCAAAGCGTAATATCGGTTCAACTCTTCACTTAGTAAATGTTATTGATACACGTTCATTTGCAGCGGTAGAAGCATACGACCGCTCAATTGCAGAACGCGCTCAAAAGTTTTCTGAAGAATTATTAAATGGCTACAAGCAACAAGCAATCGATGAGGGTGTTGACAATGTTAAAACTTTAATCGAATACGGCTCACCAAAATCAATTATTACAAAAGAATTATCAAAACTTGTAACTGCAGACTTAATCATTTGTGGTGCTACAGGTTTAAACGCTGTAGAACGTTTCCTAATTGGCTCTGTATCTGAAGCAATCGTTCGTTCTGCTAACTGTGATGTACTAGTAATTCGTACACCAGAGTGA
- a CDS encoding class I SAM-dependent methyltransferase translates to MEKFEQIFMHINGEAEKREEKQEQTYLEALLSTLEDTLDEVFSWEVEGATKEEMRKAIQIAILKGMRKGSQPNHQMTPDTLGLLVSYFVEQFFEKELAEGTISILDLAVGTGNLLYTMMNAQNGKIQATGIEVDELLIRLAAATGDLIEQQVTLYRQDALDKLLVDPVDAVVCDLPVGYYPNEEVALDYELCASEGMSFAHYLFIEQAIRYTKDGGYLFFLIPANLFEGAEAKKLHQYLKTHAWIQAVIQLPETLFSSKAHEKSILILQKQHKKLRAPREVLLAKVPNMSNKQALAMFFEKVQMWKESK, encoded by the coding sequence ATGGAAAAGTTTGAACAAATTTTTATGCATATAAATGGTGAGGCAGAAAAACGTGAGGAGAAGCAGGAGCAAACCTATTTAGAAGCTTTGCTTAGCACGTTGGAGGATACGCTTGATGAGGTCTTTTCTTGGGAGGTAGAAGGTGCTACGAAAGAGGAGATGCGCAAAGCGATTCAGATTGCCATATTAAAAGGTATGCGCAAAGGCTCTCAGCCAAACCATCAGATGACACCTGATACTTTGGGGCTGCTCGTTAGCTATTTCGTTGAGCAATTTTTTGAAAAAGAATTAGCTGAAGGGACTATATCTATACTGGATTTAGCAGTGGGTACAGGAAATTTACTATATACGATGATGAACGCGCAGAATGGGAAAATTCAAGCAACAGGCATTGAAGTAGATGAGCTGCTTATTCGTTTAGCTGCAGCAACAGGTGATTTAATTGAGCAGCAAGTAACGCTCTATCGTCAAGACGCATTGGATAAGCTATTAGTCGATCCAGTAGATGCGGTTGTGTGCGATTTACCTGTCGGCTATTATCCGAATGAGGAAGTAGCGCTGGATTATGAGCTTTGCGCTTCAGAAGGAATGAGCTTTGCCCATTACTTATTTATCGAGCAAGCAATCCGCTATACGAAGGACGGCGGATATTTATTTTTCTTAATTCCAGCTAATCTTTTTGAAGGTGCGGAGGCAAAAAAGCTGCATCAGTATTTAAAGACCCATGCTTGGATTCAAGCGGTCATTCAATTACCTGAAACATTATTTTCTTCAAAGGCACATGAAAAAAGTATATTAATATTGCAAAAACAGCATAAAAAATTGCGAGCTCCTCGCGAGGTGCTATTAGCTAAAGTACCAAATATGTCAAATAAGCAGGCGTTAGCAATGTTTTTTGAAAAAGTGCAAATGTGGAAGGAAAGCAAATAA
- the tpx gene encoding thiol peroxidase — translation MAQVTFKNGPVTLLGNEVKVGDKAPDFTVLANDLSPVTLKDSEGKVRLFSVVPSLDTGVCDAQTRKFNEAAAELGDNVVIYTVSMDLPFAQKRWCGAAGIEAVQTVSDHRDASFGEAYGVHIKELRLLTRAVFVVDAEGTVAYVEYVPEATDHPNYEAAIEAVKALTK, via the coding sequence GTGGCACAAGTAACATTTAAAAATGGTCCAGTAACATTATTAGGTAATGAAGTAAAAGTTGGTGACAAAGCACCTGACTTCACAGTCTTAGCAAATGATTTATCACCCGTAACATTAAAAGATTCTGAGGGTAAAGTTCGATTATTCTCAGTCGTACCTTCACTTGACACAGGTGTATGTGATGCACAGACACGCAAATTTAACGAGGCGGCAGCAGAGCTAGGTGATAATGTTGTCATTTACACTGTATCGATGGATTTACCATTTGCACAAAAACGTTGGTGTGGTGCAGCAGGCATCGAAGCAGTACAAACTGTATCTGACCACCGCGATGCATCATTTGGTGAAGCATACGGCGTACATATTAAAGAATTACGCCTATTAACACGCGCTGTTTTCGTAGTAGATGCAGAGGGCACTGTAGCATATGTTGAATATGTTCCAGAGGCAACAGACCATCCAAACTATGAAGCTGCAATTGAAGCAGTTAAAGCATTAACAAAATAA
- a CDS encoding RDD family protein has translation MEYKQTVIPPTTQYAPKTAGFWMRLWAFIIDGLIVSAAVAIVINPIFYLMDWNLMKTPWYAPMAIISTIVYFSYFAIMTRFWQQTVGKMIFGLRVVRTDGERLDWLTVLFREVIGRFISNTIFYLPYLAVAFTPKNKGLLDFIADTIVVHEGAYAEEQIQSVPVQQHEIEYMI, from the coding sequence ATGGAATACAAGCAAACAGTTATCCCGCCAACAACGCAATATGCCCCAAAGACAGCAGGCTTTTGGATGCGATTATGGGCATTCATCATCGATGGGCTTATCGTAAGCGCAGCAGTAGCGATTGTTATCAATCCCATTTTTTATTTAATGGATTGGAATTTAATGAAAACACCTTGGTATGCGCCGATGGCAATCATTTCAACAATCGTATATTTTAGCTATTTCGCTATAATGACAAGATTTTGGCAGCAAACAGTCGGTAAAATGATTTTTGGATTGCGTGTTGTGAGAACTGATGGAGAGCGACTGGATTGGTTGACAGTTTTGTTCCGTGAAGTGATTGGACGCTTTATAAGTAACACGATTTTTTACTTACCTTATTTAGCGGTTGCCTTTACACCAAAAAACAAAGGCTTATTAGATTTTATTGCAGATACGATTGTTGTGCATGAAGGTGCTTATGCAGAGGAACAAATACAGTCGGTACCCGTACAACAGCACGAAATTGAATATATGATTTAA
- the sppA gene encoding signal peptide peptidase SppA produces the protein MNTKRWVALIAAVVLLVFSIGLNAIMALFKTDFLSSFDAMLPMSGAVVVNESVLEPGDWEKRIALLSVNGTIQDLGAGNAWTQVEYDHQTFMQQLDIILMDESVQAVVLAVNSPGGGVIESAAIHEKLLEIKKERQIPIYVSMGSMAASGGYYIAAPSDKIFALKETITGSIGVIMQGINYSELAEKLGVKFETIKSGPHKDMFGGSRETSAEERAMLQEMIDEMYEEFVDIVEAGRGMSEADVKKVADGRILGGSQALKAGLVDEIGTLEDTIAAIRADYNLEDAELFEYAREGDSFAALFGMKVGSMFGPSVEERFLTRILTTHNAPRAMYLYGDF, from the coding sequence ATGAATACGAAAAGATGGGTAGCTTTAATAGCTGCAGTTGTATTATTGGTGTTTTCAATTGGGCTGAATGCAATTATGGCCTTGTTTAAAACAGATTTTTTAAGTTCGTTTGATGCGATGCTTCCAATGTCAGGGGCAGTTGTCGTTAATGAGAGTGTACTAGAGCCAGGAGATTGGGAGAAGCGAATCGCGCTTTTGTCAGTGAATGGGACGATACAAGATTTAGGAGCTGGAAATGCATGGACACAGGTAGAATATGATCATCAAACGTTTATGCAACAGCTTGATATAATTTTAATGGATGAATCCGTGCAAGCAGTTGTGCTTGCTGTTAATTCTCCGGGTGGCGGTGTAATTGAGTCAGCGGCAATTCATGAGAAGCTACTTGAAATTAAAAAGGAGCGCCAAATTCCAATCTATGTGTCAATGGGCTCAATGGCAGCATCGGGTGGCTATTACATCGCAGCACCGAGCGATAAAATATTTGCTTTAAAAGAGACGATTACAGGCTCGATTGGTGTTATTATGCAAGGAATTAATTATTCAGAGCTTGCAGAAAAGCTAGGTGTTAAGTTTGAGACGATTAAATCAGGGCCACATAAAGATATGTTCGGGGGGTCACGTGAGACTTCAGCAGAAGAGCGTGCAATGCTACAAGAAATGATTGATGAAATGTATGAAGAGTTTGTCGATATTGTAGAGGCAGGACGTGGCATGTCAGAAGCGGATGTAAAAAAAGTAGCTGATGGACGTATTTTAGGTGGTTCACAAGCATTAAAAGCAGGTTTAGTTGATGAAATTGGCACGCTGGAAGATACGATTGCGGCGATTCGCGCGGACTATAATTTAGAGGATGCGGAGTTATTTGAGTATGCAAGAGAAGGTGACAGCTTTGCCGCATTATTCGGTATGAAAGTAGGCTCGATGTTTGGACCTTCAGTAGAAGAACGCTTTTTAACACGCATTTTAACGACACATAATGCACCACGTGCTATGTACTTATACGGTGATTTTTAA
- the mbcS gene encoding acyl-CoA synthetase MbcS has translation MKREDLVAPNVYNIVNEIEKHAVGDKKALIVQQENGQQEEITYAELIARANQVANVFYANGLQKGDVILVMLPRSVEAYITYIGALKAGLIIIPSSELLRAKDIDYRIEHAEAKAIVANENYIEELAEVQYLDGLALFVVGAAKEPWIPFIKEVDAASTEFKAPETLASDTAFLAYTSGTTGNPKGAVHQHSWGYAHLRTTGGSWLGVREGDIVWATAAPGWQKWIWSPFLATLGSGATAFVYTGKFDTVKYLTLLQNIGVNVLCCTPTEYRMMAKAENLSDYNFNNLRSAVSAGEPLNREVIETFKREFNVQVRDGYGQTENTLLVGTLFGMESRPGSMGKPTPGNIVEIVDEYGEIVGEGVVGDIAVHNSTPALFKGYYKDVERTQMQFRGEWFITGDQAYKDEDGYFWFQGRNDDIIISSGYTIGPFEVEDALVKHPAVRECAVVASPDAVRGSIVKAFIVLRDSKMKNSPTIVEELQEHVKALTAPYKYPRAIEFLDELPKTASGKIRRVALRNNEQNKSL, from the coding sequence TTGAAGAGAGAAGATTTAGTGGCACCAAATGTTTATAATATAGTGAATGAAATCGAAAAGCATGCGGTAGGAGATAAAAAAGCGTTAATTGTTCAGCAAGAAAACGGGCAACAAGAAGAAATTACATATGCTGAACTAATCGCTAGAGCTAATCAAGTCGCAAATGTTTTTTATGCAAACGGTTTACAAAAAGGTGATGTCATTCTTGTCATGCTACCACGTTCAGTTGAGGCTTACATAACATATATAGGTGCATTAAAGGCAGGATTAATTATTATACCGAGCTCAGAGTTGTTGCGTGCAAAAGATATTGATTATCGTATAGAGCATGCAGAGGCAAAAGCAATTGTGGCAAATGAAAATTATATTGAAGAACTTGCTGAAGTGCAATATTTAGATGGGCTAGCGCTATTTGTAGTAGGTGCTGCGAAAGAGCCTTGGATTCCTTTTATAAAAGAAGTAGATGCAGCTTCAACGGAATTCAAGGCTCCAGAAACGTTAGCTAGTGATACAGCATTTTTAGCTTATACGAGTGGAACAACAGGCAATCCAAAGGGAGCTGTGCACCAACATAGTTGGGGATATGCGCATTTACGTACAACTGGAGGAAGTTGGTTAGGCGTGCGAGAAGGTGATATTGTCTGGGCGACGGCGGCACCGGGCTGGCAAAAATGGATTTGGAGTCCGTTTTTAGCAACGCTCGGTAGCGGGGCGACAGCTTTTGTTTATACAGGAAAATTCGATACAGTAAAATATTTAACATTATTGCAAAATATCGGAGTGAATGTACTATGCTGTACTCCTACAGAATATCGAATGATGGCAAAAGCAGAAAATTTAAGTGACTATAACTTTAATAATTTGCGTAGCGCGGTTTCAGCAGGAGAGCCGTTGAATCGGGAAGTAATTGAAACGTTTAAACGCGAATTTAATGTACAAGTTCGCGATGGCTATGGTCAAACTGAAAATACATTATTAGTTGGCACATTGTTCGGAATGGAATCTCGCCCTGGCTCAATGGGGAAACCAACACCAGGAAATATTGTTGAAATTGTCGATGAATATGGTGAAATAGTCGGTGAAGGAGTTGTAGGTGATATTGCGGTGCATAATTCTACGCCAGCATTGTTTAAAGGCTATTATAAAGATGTCGAGCGTACGCAAATGCAATTCCGAGGAGAATGGTTTATTACGGGGGATCAAGCATATAAAGATGAGGACGGCTATTTTTGGTTCCAAGGGCGCAACGATGATATTATTATTTCATCAGGCTATACAATTGGTCCATTTGAGGTAGAGGATGCCTTAGTGAAGCATCCTGCAGTGCGCGAATGCGCAGTAGTTGCGAGCCCAGACGCAGTTCGTGGAAGCATTGTAAAAGCATTTATCGTGCTACGTGATTCCAAAATGAAAAATAGCCCTACAATTGTGGAAGAGCTACAGGAGCATGTAAAGGCATTGACAGCACCATATAAATATCCGCGTGCGATTGAGTTTTTAGATGAATTACCAAAAACGGCTTCTGGTAAAATTCGCCGTGTAGCATTGCGCAATAACGAACAAAATAAATCCTTATAA
- a CDS encoding alpha/beta-type small acid-soluble spore protein encodes MTSNNRNSNKLNVPGAQQALDQMKYEIAQEFGVQLGPEATSRANGSVGGEITKRLVSMAEQQLKGTNQ; translated from the coding sequence ATGACTTCAAACAACCGTAATTCAAACAAGCTTAACGTGCCAGGCGCACAACAAGCATTAGACCAAATGAAGTATGAAATCGCACAAGAATTTGGTGTGCAACTTGGACCAGAAGCTACTTCACGTGCGAACGGTTCAGTAGGGGGCGAGATTACAAAACGTCTTGTTTCTATGGCTGAACAACAATTAAAAGGAACTAACCAGTAA
- the thiI gene encoding tRNA uracil 4-sulfurtransferase ThiI produces MIFKEILIRYGELSTKGRNKNDFIRRLRENIRYSFADILPLNIRAERDRMFIEIENDEKYQVLMKRLPEVFGIQSFSPVAACNKNMDDMKQLATEIMAQYGDEPLTFKVEVRRTDKTFPFDTYMIQRELGGTVLSKYQNISVQVKKPDVELRVEVRYDAIYMMGQIIPGAAGMPVGSNGKSLLMLSGGIDSPVAGYLMMKRGVRLEAIHFYSPPYTSEHSLQKVKDLANELTKFGSKIRLHIIPFTEIQVLIKERVPENMSMTTTRRMMLRIADKVREEVGALAIVTGESLGQVASQTLESLTAINDVTATPILRPLIAADKLDIIHIAERIGTYETSVLPYEDCCTIFTPARPKTKPKLEKVAYYESFTEFDELIERAVRNREMHLLPEKKATADKFADLL; encoded by the coding sequence ATGATTTTTAAAGAAATATTAATTCGTTATGGTGAACTATCGACAAAGGGGCGAAATAAAAATGATTTTATTCGTCGTTTGCGTGAAAATATTCGTTATTCTTTTGCCGATATATTACCGTTAAATATTCGTGCTGAGCGCGACCGCATGTTCATTGAAATTGAAAATGATGAAAAGTATCAAGTGTTAATGAAACGTTTGCCAGAGGTGTTTGGTATTCAATCATTTAGTCCTGTTGCGGCATGTAATAAAAATATGGATGATATGAAGCAGCTTGCTACTGAAATAATGGCACAGTATGGCGATGAGCCTTTAACTTTTAAAGTGGAAGTGCGCCGAACAGATAAAACATTCCCATTTGACACATATATGATTCAGCGCGAGCTTGGTGGAACAGTATTAAGCAAATATCAAAATATTTCTGTCCAAGTAAAAAAACCAGATGTAGAGCTGCGTGTAGAAGTTCGGTATGATGCGATTTATATGATGGGACAAATCATTCCTGGTGCTGCTGGTATGCCAGTTGGCTCGAATGGTAAATCATTATTAATGCTGTCAGGTGGTATTGATAGTCCAGTTGCAGGCTATTTGATGATGAAGCGCGGTGTACGTTTAGAAGCTATTCATTTTTATAGCCCACCATATACAAGTGAGCATTCTTTACAAAAAGTTAAGGATTTAGCGAATGAACTAACAAAATTTGGCTCGAAGATTCGCCTTCATATTATTCCGTTTACAGAAATTCAAGTACTAATTAAAGAGCGTGTACCAGAAAATATGTCGATGACAACTACTCGTCGTATGATGCTCCGTATCGCTGATAAAGTGCGTGAGGAAGTTGGTGCACTAGCTATCGTAACAGGGGAAAGCTTAGGTCAAGTGGCGTCACAAACATTAGAAAGCTTAACGGCAATTAATGATGTAACAGCTACCCCAATTTTAAGACCTCTTATTGCGGCAGATAAGCTAGACATTATTCATATTGCAGAGCGCATTGGCACATATGAAACATCTGTACTGCCATATGAGGATTGCTGTACAATTTTCACACCTGCAAGACCAAAAACAAAGCCAAAGCTTGAAAAGGTCGCATATTATGAAAGCTTTACTGAATTTGATGAATTAATCGAGCGCGCTGTGCGCAATCGTGAAATGCATCTCTTACCAGAAAAGAAAGCAACAGCTGATAAGTTTGCTGACTTATTATAA
- a CDS encoding cysteine desulfurase family protein: MKENTIYLDNSATTKPHPEVMQTFLQVNELYYANPASIHEAGVEANTLLMRAREQIANIVQTETQDVIFTAGGTESNNFAIFGSAQANTHKGKHIVTTEIEHPSVLEAVKRLAQQGFDIDYLSVNEAGIISLDELRSKVRKDTILVSIMHVNNEMGAIQPIQEAAKIIHEQSRAIFHVDAVQSFGKIAVQFNGENGPDLITISGHKIHALKGSGALIFRKKLAIAPHIVGGGQEFGLRSGTVAVPQAVALAKAARIAIEGMAEKTVQYKKWSKDLHLFLGSFDSNIHLLSSEAGAAHIISFSVRELKGEILINALQKHDIIVSTSSACSSKQTATSHVVEALNIAPSFKKGVLRLSFGVHTTETHIEQFKKVFSDIMRDLKGENK, encoded by the coding sequence ATGAAAGAGAATACGATATATTTAGACAACAGTGCAACGACGAAGCCGCATCCAGAGGTAATGCAAACATTTCTGCAAGTGAATGAGTTGTATTATGCAAACCCTGCCTCGATTCATGAAGCAGGAGTAGAGGCAAATACTTTGTTAATGCGCGCACGCGAGCAAATTGCTAATATTGTGCAAACAGAGACACAGGATGTAATTTTTACAGCAGGCGGAACAGAATCTAATAATTTTGCCATTTTTGGTAGTGCACAGGCAAATACCCATAAAGGAAAGCATATTGTTACAACTGAAATTGAGCATCCTTCCGTCCTTGAAGCGGTAAAACGTTTAGCGCAGCAGGGCTTTGATATTGATTATTTATCTGTCAATGAAGCGGGTATCATTTCACTTGATGAGCTGCGAAGCAAAGTGAGAAAAGATACAATTTTAGTTAGTATTATGCATGTTAACAATGAAATGGGGGCAATTCAGCCGATTCAAGAGGCCGCTAAAATCATTCATGAACAAAGCCGTGCTATTTTCCATGTCGATGCTGTGCAAAGCTTTGGCAAAATTGCTGTGCAATTTAATGGAGAAAACGGACCAGACTTAATCACGATTTCAGGGCATAAAATTCATGCATTAAAAGGCTCGGGTGCATTAATTTTCCGCAAAAAGCTTGCGATTGCACCTCATATCGTCGGTGGAGGACAGGAATTTGGTTTGCGCAGTGGTACAGTTGCCGTACCGCAAGCAGTAGCGCTTGCTAAAGCTGCCCGTATAGCTATTGAGGGAATGGCTGAAAAAACAGTGCAATATAAAAAATGGTCGAAGGATTTGCATTTATTTTTAGGAAGCTTCGACTCAAATATTCATTTGCTTTCTTCAGAGGCTGGAGCGGCGCATATCATATCGTTTAGCGTGAGAGAGCTCAAAGGCGAAATTTTAATAAATGCGCTACAAAAGCATGATATAATTGTTTCAACTTCAAGCGCCTGCTCCTCTAAACAAACGGCGACAAGCCATGTCGTGGAGGCTTTAAATATTGCGCCGAGCTTTAAAAAGGGTGTATTGCGTTTAAGCTTTGGTGTACACACGACAGAAACGCATATCGAGCAATTTAAAAAAGTGTTTAGTGATATAATGCGCGACTTAAAAGGAGAAAATAAATAA